One region of Streptomyces rishiriensis genomic DNA includes:
- a CDS encoding HAMP domain-containing sensor histidine kinase, with protein sequence MSPGQDGPRSPGEPWGRVRPFSIKTKLGALVVISVLITTGLSMIAVHTKTELRFITVFSMIATLLITQFVAHSLTAPLDEMNTVARSISHGDYTRRVSENRRDELGDLAQTINVMADELEAQDRQRKELVANVSHELRTPIAGLRAVLENVVDGIAEADTETMRTALKQTERLGRLVETLLDLSRLDNGVVPLRKRRFEVWPYLSGVLKEANMVASARATMGSGGNHTRTDVHLHLDVSPPELTAHADPERIHQVVANLIDNAVKHSPPHGRVTVKARRGPLPESLEIEVLDEGPGIPRSEWRRVFERFNRGAVRRPHGPGSDGGTGLGLAIARWAVDLHGGRIGVAESERGCRILVTLPGESSVSS encoded by the coding sequence ATGAGCCCCGGGCAGGACGGACCGAGAAGCCCCGGGGAGCCCTGGGGCCGAGTACGCCCGTTCTCGATCAAGACCAAACTGGGCGCGCTGGTCGTCATCTCGGTGCTGATCACCACCGGTCTGTCGATGATCGCGGTGCACACCAAGACGGAGCTCCGCTTCATCACGGTCTTCTCGATGATCGCCACACTGCTGATCACGCAGTTCGTGGCGCATTCGCTCACCGCGCCGCTGGACGAGATGAACACGGTGGCCCGGTCCATCTCGCACGGCGACTACACCCGTCGGGTGAGCGAGAACCGCCGCGACGAGCTGGGCGACCTGGCCCAGACGATCAACGTCATGGCGGACGAGCTGGAGGCGCAGGACCGACAGCGCAAGGAGCTGGTGGCCAACGTCTCGCACGAGCTGCGCACGCCCATCGCCGGTCTGCGCGCCGTACTGGAGAACGTCGTCGACGGCATCGCCGAGGCGGACACCGAGACGATGCGCACCGCCCTGAAGCAGACCGAGCGGCTCGGGCGGCTGGTCGAGACGCTGCTGGACCTGTCCCGCCTCGACAACGGCGTCGTCCCGCTGCGCAAGCGGCGCTTCGAGGTGTGGCCGTACCTGTCCGGGGTGCTGAAGGAGGCCAACATGGTCGCCTCGGCGCGCGCCACGATGGGATCGGGCGGCAACCACACGCGCACCGACGTCCATCTGCACCTGGACGTGTCCCCGCCGGAGCTGACCGCGCACGCGGATCCGGAGCGGATCCACCAGGTCGTCGCGAACCTGATCGACAACGCGGTCAAGCACAGCCCGCCGCACGGACGGGTGACGGTGAAGGCGCGGCGCGGGCCGCTGCCGGAGTCGCTGGAGATCGAGGTCCTGGACGAGGGGCCCGGCATTCCGCGCTCGGAGTGGCGCCGCGTGTTCGAGCGGTTCAACCGGGGAGCCGTCCGCCGGCCGCACGGACCGGGCAGCGACGGCGGCACGGGGCTGGGGCTGGCGATCGCCCGCTGGGCGGTCGATCTTCACGGCGGCCGGATCGGAGTGGCCGAATCCGAGCGGGGCTGCCGGATTCTTGTCACCCTTCCGGGAGAGTCTTCCGTCTCAAGTTGA
- a CDS encoding response regulator transcription factor, which yields MEQTHTAHNSTATATPGAQRRVLVVEDDPTIVDAIAARLRAEGFLVQTAGDGPAAVDTAEAWQPDLLILDIMLPGFDGLEVCRRVQASRPVPVMMLTARDDETDMLVGLGVGADDYMTKPFSMRELAARVHVLLRRVERAAIAATTPRSGILRLGELEIDHAQRRVRVRSEDVHLTPTEFDLLVCLANTPRAVLSREQLLAEVWDWADASGTRTVDSHIKALRRKIGAERIRTVHGVGYALETPTP from the coding sequence ATGGAGCAGACACACACCGCACACAACAGCACGGCGACGGCGACGCCCGGCGCGCAGCGGCGCGTTCTGGTGGTCGAGGACGACCCGACGATCGTCGACGCCATCGCGGCCCGCCTGCGCGCCGAGGGATTCCTCGTGCAAACGGCGGGCGACGGCCCGGCGGCCGTCGACACGGCAGAGGCCTGGCAGCCCGACCTGCTGATCCTCGACATCATGCTGCCCGGCTTCGACGGCCTGGAGGTCTGCCGTCGTGTGCAGGCCTCCCGTCCGGTGCCGGTGATGATGCTCACCGCGCGCGACGACGAGACCGACATGCTGGTCGGGCTCGGCGTGGGCGCCGACGACTACATGACCAAGCCGTTCTCGATGCGGGAGCTGGCGGCACGCGTGCACGTGCTGCTGCGCCGGGTGGAGCGGGCCGCGATCGCGGCGACGACCCCGCGCAGCGGGATCCTGCGGCTCGGCGAGCTGGAGATCGACCACGCGCAGCGCCGGGTGCGGGTGCGCTCGGAGGACGTGCACCTCACGCCCACCGAGTTCGACCTGCTGGTCTGCCTGGCGAACACCCCGCGCGCGGTGCTCTCCCGCGAGCAGCTCCTCGCGGAGGTCTGGGACTGGGCGGACGCCTCCGGCACCCGCACCGTCGACAGCCACATCAAGGCGCTGCGGCGGAAGATCGGCGCCGAACGGATCCGTACGGTGCACGGCGTGGGCTACGCGCTGGAGACCCCGACGCCATGA
- a CDS encoding spermidine synthase, whose protein sequence is MPTPYDIPDAPEVLDRREGPYGEVVLRRHGELLQIIANGCFLMDTSDGRSERLLVDAARDALNGRPSPDLLIGGLGVGFSLAHAAADPRWGAVTVVERERAVIDWHVDGPLAALSGDALADPRSKIVEADLLDYVNETCDTFDAVCLDIDNGPDWTVTEGNDSLYSTAGLANCARVLRPGGVLAVWSAQPSAEFEGTMRNAGFQQVRTEEIPVARGVPDVVHLAVRPG, encoded by the coding sequence ATGCCCACCCCGTACGACATCCCCGACGCACCCGAAGTACTGGACCGTCGTGAGGGCCCCTACGGCGAGGTCGTCCTGCGCCGGCACGGGGAGTTGCTCCAGATCATCGCCAACGGCTGCTTCCTGATGGACACATCGGACGGCCGCTCGGAGCGGCTCCTGGTCGACGCCGCACGGGACGCGCTGAACGGCCGCCCGTCGCCCGACCTGTTGATCGGCGGCCTCGGCGTCGGCTTCTCCCTGGCGCACGCCGCCGCCGATCCCCGTTGGGGCGCCGTCACGGTCGTGGAGCGCGAGCGCGCCGTCATCGACTGGCACGTCGACGGCCCGCTGGCCGCGCTTTCCGGGGACGCGCTCGCCGACCCCCGATCGAAGATCGTCGAAGCGGATCTGCTCGACTACGTCAATGAGACATGCGACACGTTCGACGCGGTATGCCTCGACATCGACAACGGGCCCGACTGGACCGTCACGGAGGGCAACGACAGCCTCTATTCCACGGCCGGACTCGCAAACTGCGCACGGGTGTTGAGGCCGGGTGGGGTACTGGCCGTATGGTCGGCCCAGCCCTCTGCGGAATTCGAGGGAACCATGAGGAATGCCGGGTTCCAGCAGGTGCGTACCGAAGAGATCCCGGTTGCCCGAGGCGTGCCGGACGTCGTGCACCTCGCGGTCCGGCCTGGATAG
- a CDS encoding rhomboid-like protein, with the protein MERTAASTSPPPPGVHAPLDGIPGQRTPPRAEPPFGAAVGAPVESAFDAAFDASVEPSVEPSVEPSVEPPVEPSVEAAPRRRYRIPTPFTLSYAAVLAVTSCVTAHAGPSLVHALHQGSSTDVAHLVRTPVLVLVASALWVAGGFASPFTLGFLAVLTLLERRTGGVRTAAVFLLGHVLATLATEVPVGLAVLVGRLPESSLHRLDYGISFGVAASVGALAGLLEPWLRLPLLAVFGGMLVQDLIAFTDPMTNWGHLIALAIGVGTWPWLRRPPRTGPPLPAR; encoded by the coding sequence GTGGAACGCACGGCCGCATCCACGAGCCCGCCTCCGCCCGGCGTCCACGCTCCGCTGGACGGCATCCCGGGCCAGCGCACCCCGCCCCGCGCCGAGCCGCCCTTCGGCGCGGCGGTCGGGGCGCCCGTCGAGTCGGCGTTTGATGCGGCGTTTGATGCGTCCGTCGAGCCGTCCGTCGAGCCGTCCGTCGAGCCGTCCGTCGAGCCGCCCGTCGAGCCGTCCGTCGAGGCGGCTCCCCGCCGCCGGTACCGGATCCCCACTCCTTTCACCCTCTCGTACGCGGCCGTCCTCGCCGTCACCTCCTGCGTCACCGCGCACGCCGGCCCCTCCCTCGTGCACGCCCTGCACCAGGGCTCCAGCACCGACGTCGCGCACCTGGTGCGGACCCCCGTGCTGGTGCTGGTGGCCAGCGCGCTCTGGGTGGCGGGCGGCTTCGCCTCCCCGTTCACGCTCGGCTTCCTTGCCGTCCTCACGCTGCTGGAGCGGCGTACAGGCGGCGTCCGGACGGCCGCCGTCTTCCTGCTCGGGCATGTCCTGGCCACCCTCGCGACCGAGGTGCCGGTGGGTCTGGCCGTGCTCGTGGGCCGGCTGCCCGAGAGTTCGCTGCACCGCCTCGACTACGGCATCAGCTTCGGTGTCGCCGCGAGTGTCGGCGCCCTGGCGGGTCTGCTCGAACCGTGGCTGCGCCTGCCGCTGCTCGCCGTCTTCGGCGGGATGCTGGTCCAGGACCTGATCGCCTTCACCGATCCCATGACGAACTGGGGACACCTGATCGCGCTGGCGATAGGCGTGGGCACCTGGCCGTGGCTCCGGCGGCCGCCGCGGACCGGGCCGCCGCTTCCCGCCCGCTGA
- a CDS encoding DUF5954 family protein, giving the protein MTDDWKRRLDALHADLVRRDDPVAWVTEADAVEASRRYPHIALRGPVFGVAARDRARADPGWRLLKPVVDGMPQQARDGLNSHLWFKAKDGTDDRAARRELLAAVAVLERAPADEVEALGVRYRVVRGDEFARTGDDGLEPPRPTDLEPVCPSWEDPGAAPSPDVGYVLDPGRDEGPMAGALRLGLRDFTYTGARFPADVRADSEWAARTHPDVVRLPVGFSVAERDGSGWTPCGSLAATPHEARRSLYEGMARVWAMLYRFDERKKALYARAAEAFRAAGRADEASVEDRVFRICRVERMVRLGPDGPEPPRPSDLDEYGPMKLHPTLHTDGTVQYDD; this is encoded by the coding sequence ATGACCGATGACTGGAAGCGACGTCTCGACGCCCTCCACGCCGACCTGGTCCGCCGTGACGACCCCGTCGCCTGGGTGACGGAGGCGGACGCCGTCGAGGCCTCGCGGCGCTATCCGCACATCGCGCTGCGCGGACCCGTCTTCGGTGTCGCCGCACGGGACCGGGCGAGGGCCGACCCGGGTTGGCGGCTGCTGAAGCCGGTGGTGGACGGCATGCCCCAGCAGGCCCGCGACGGACTCAACTCGCACCTGTGGTTCAAGGCGAAGGACGGCACCGACGACCGCGCCGCCCGGCGCGAGCTGCTGGCGGCCGTGGCCGTGCTGGAGCGGGCCCCGGCCGACGAGGTGGAGGCCCTGGGCGTGCGCTACCGGGTGGTGCGCGGCGACGAGTTCGCCCGGACCGGCGACGACGGCCTGGAGCCGCCCCGGCCCACCGACCTCGAGCCGGTGTGCCCGTCGTGGGAGGACCCGGGCGCCGCCCCGTCGCCGGACGTGGGCTACGTCCTGGACCCCGGCCGGGACGAGGGCCCGATGGCGGGCGCCCTCCGGCTGGGCCTGCGCGACTTCACGTACACGGGCGCCCGCTTCCCCGCCGACGTGCGCGCGGACTCCGAATGGGCCGCCCGGACGCACCCGGACGTGGTGCGGCTGCCCGTCGGCTTCTCCGTGGCCGAACGTGACGGGTCCGGCTGGACCCCGTGCGGCTCCCTGGCGGCGACCCCGCACGAGGCGCGCCGTTCGCTGTACGAGGGGATGGCCCGGGTCTGGGCGATGCTCTACCGCTTCGACGAGCGCAAGAAGGCCCTGTACGCGCGGGCGGCGGAGGCGTTCCGGGCGGCGGGCCGGGCCGACGAGGCGAGTGTGGAGGACCGCGTGTTCCGGATCTGCCGCGTCGAGCGGATGGTCCGCCTGGGTCCCGACGGCCCCGAGCCGCCCCGCCCGTCGGACCTCGACGAGTACGGCCCCATGAAGCTCCACCCCACCCTGCACACGGACGGCACGGTCCAGTACGACGACTGA
- a CDS encoding GNAT family N-acetyltransferase, which translates to MDRFVQAWVDGWVVSRGAAPPVAESWGWTVDVGTRTDHVTRHVLGATNDAVAEPTVRKVAGAVTGAGVWLKVFADPAVVGPWLGPGWWIDPEPGFLMTAPLPDTPPGAAPDGYRTRTWSRGGVTRTMVAAPDGSLAARGQIAPTGATAVVDQIETSPGHRRRGLGAFVMRTLHRAAAEQGARTGVLGATPQGRALYESLGWRVESSLTSAKFTGETRR; encoded by the coding sequence ATGGATCGTTTCGTCCAGGCATGGGTGGACGGGTGGGTCGTGTCGCGGGGGGCCGCTCCACCCGTGGCCGAGTCCTGGGGCTGGACCGTCGACGTGGGGACGCGCACCGATCACGTCACCCGGCATGTGCTCGGCGCCACGAACGACGCGGTGGCGGAGCCGACCGTCCGGAAAGTGGCGGGCGCGGTGACCGGGGCCGGCGTCTGGCTGAAGGTGTTCGCCGACCCGGCGGTGGTCGGGCCCTGGCTGGGTCCCGGCTGGTGGATCGACCCCGAGCCCGGCTTCCTGATGACGGCCCCGCTCCCGGACACCCCGCCCGGCGCCGCCCCCGACGGCTACCGGACCCGCACCTGGTCGCGCGGCGGCGTGACCCGCACCATGGTCGCGGCCCCGGACGGCTCCCTGGCGGCACGCGGGCAGATCGCCCCGACCGGCGCGACGGCGGTCGTCGACCAGATCGAGACCTCCCCCGGCCACCGCCGCCGCGGACTCGGCGCTTTCGTCATGCGGACGCTGCACCGGGCGGCGGCCGAACAGGGCGCCCGCACCGGCGTCCTGGGGGCGACGCCGCAGGGGCGGGCACTGTACGAGTCCCTGGGGTGGCGCGTCGAGTCATCGCTGACCAGCGCGAAGTTCACGGGAGAGACACGGAGGTGA